One genomic window of Paraburkholderia acidiphila includes the following:
- the panD gene encoding aspartate 1-decarboxylase — MQRHMLKSKIHRVAVTHCELHYEGSCAIDENLLEAANIVENERIDIWNINNGERFTTYAIKGERGSGMISLNGSAARRAQLGDLVIIAAFANVEEEELKAGWKPDLVFVDENNRIKGSRDHVPTQSWS; from the coding sequence ATGCAACGCCATATGCTGAAGTCGAAGATCCACCGCGTCGCGGTCACGCACTGCGAACTGCACTACGAAGGCTCGTGCGCCATCGACGAAAACCTGCTCGAAGCGGCCAACATCGTCGAAAACGAGCGCATCGACATCTGGAACATCAACAACGGCGAGCGCTTCACGACCTACGCGATCAAGGGCGAACGCGGCAGCGGCATGATCTCGCTGAACGGCTCGGCCGCGCGCCGCGCGCAACTGGGCGACCTCGTGATCATCGCGGCCTTCGCGAACGTGGAAGAGGAAGAGCTCAAGGCCGGCTGGAAGCCGGACCTCGTGTTCGTGGACGAGAACAACCGCATCAAGGGCAGCCGCGACCACGTGCCCACGCAAAGCTGGAGCTGA
- a CDS encoding autotransporter assembly complex protein TamA encodes MCLAVLSAVAPPAQADILTTLLPWMRPRTYYDVDIQASPRDLRKLFETHLDIARFATRADVNEDQFEFLVTATPQQVRDLASTAGYFTPVVRTDVRTIDGRRHVRVSVDPGPRTTISSVKLVFRGPVLTEDPAQENTARFAFSLHDGDAFTQSGWDDAKNASLKALQARRYLGAKIVFSEARVDPLQHDAQLSVTFDSGPTFTLGKLDVSGPQRYPGYIIDNVNPLSPGEIYDLNRVAELQRQVQNTPYYASVAIDVDANTQKPVDTPVHVKVSEFPFNNFRGGVGYSTDTGAHVQGSYTYLNTFGAAWPFQVQGRLDQIQKFGQVQLSMPPGPRAWTNSLVASYTTTDVSDTNIYSARVGVQRTRTSQNIDYAYALMFYDDRLTQNVGPSSRAYALVPTWGWTRRNVDDPLFPRTGNIIRMEAGIALKNVGAEQSFLRAYMRGQQYLPIGRSDIMVFRAELGGVFTSGPSSGIPASLLFRAGGSNSVRGYSFQSIGNDQSGSILPTKYLVTGSAEYQHWFSHDWGGAAFFDVGTATDTWGEKEFDPGAGIGARWRSPVGPVNLDLAYGFRTHSVRPYLTLGIAF; translated from the coding sequence ATGTGCCTCGCCGTGCTCTCTGCCGTGGCGCCGCCCGCCCAGGCGGACATCCTCACGACCCTCCTGCCGTGGATGCGCCCGCGCACCTATTACGACGTCGATATCCAGGCCTCCCCGCGCGACCTGCGCAAGCTCTTCGAAACTCACCTCGACATTGCGCGCTTTGCCACGCGCGCCGACGTGAACGAGGACCAGTTCGAGTTCCTCGTGACCGCGACGCCGCAGCAGGTCCGGGATCTGGCCTCGACGGCGGGCTATTTCACGCCGGTCGTGCGTACCGATGTACGCACGATCGACGGCAGGCGGCACGTGCGCGTGAGCGTCGACCCGGGGCCGCGCACCACGATTTCGTCGGTCAAGCTCGTCTTTCGCGGCCCCGTGCTCACGGAAGACCCGGCGCAGGAGAACACCGCGCGCTTCGCATTCTCGCTGCACGACGGCGACGCCTTTACGCAGTCAGGCTGGGACGATGCCAAGAACGCCTCGCTCAAGGCGCTGCAGGCGCGCCGCTACCTGGGCGCCAAGATCGTGTTTTCGGAGGCGCGGGTCGATCCGCTGCAACATGACGCGCAACTTTCCGTAACGTTCGACAGCGGGCCGACCTTTACGCTTGGCAAGCTCGACGTTTCGGGCCCGCAGCGGTATCCGGGCTACATCATCGACAACGTGAATCCGCTCTCGCCGGGCGAAATCTACGACCTGAACCGCGTGGCGGAACTCCAGCGCCAGGTGCAGAACACACCGTACTACGCGAGCGTGGCGATCGACGTCGACGCCAACACGCAAAAGCCGGTCGATACGCCCGTGCACGTGAAGGTGAGCGAGTTCCCGTTCAACAACTTCCGCGGCGGCGTGGGTTATTCGACCGACACCGGCGCGCATGTCCAGGGTTCCTATACGTATCTGAATACGTTCGGGGCGGCGTGGCCGTTCCAGGTGCAGGGGCGGCTCGACCAGATCCAGAAGTTCGGCCAGGTCCAGCTTTCGATGCCGCCGGGCCCGCGCGCGTGGACCAACAGCCTCGTCGCTTCCTACACGACCACCGACGTCTCGGACACGAACATCTATAGCGCGCGGGTTGGCGTGCAGCGCACGCGCACCTCGCAGAACATCGACTACGCCTACGCGCTGATGTTCTACGACGACCGCCTCACGCAGAACGTGGGGCCGTCGTCGCGAGCCTATGCGCTCGTGCCGACCTGGGGCTGGACGCGCCGCAACGTCGACGACCCGCTCTTTCCGCGCACGGGCAACATCATTCGCATGGAGGCGGGCATCGCGCTCAAGAACGTGGGCGCCGAGCAAAGCTTCCTGCGCGCCTACATGCGCGGCCAGCAATACCTGCCGATCGGCCGCAGCGACATCATGGTGTTTCGCGCGGAACTGGGCGGCGTGTTCACGAGCGGCCCGTCGAGCGGCATCCCCGCGTCGCTGCTGTTCCGTGCGGGCGGGTCGAACTCGGTGCGCGGCTACTCGTTCCAGAGCATCGGCAACGACCAGTCGGGCTCGATCCTGCCGACCAAGTATCTCGTCACCGGGTCGGCGGAATACCAGCACTGGTTCAGCCACGACTGGGGCGGCGCGGCGTTCTTCGACGTCGGCACCGCCACCGACACCTGGGGCGAAAAGGAGTTCGACCCGGGCGCGGGTATCGGCGCGCGCTGGCGCAGTCCCGTCGGGCCGGTCAACCTCGATCTCGCCTATGGTTTTCGCACTCACAGCGTGCGGCCTTATCTGACACTCGGGATCGCCTTCTGA
- a CDS encoding ParA family protein: MTVIVVANPKGGVGKSTLSTNLAGYFAAQGEWVALADLDRQQSSHAWLDLRPATLPAIESWQVDLDNPAKPPKGLEHAVIDTPAGLHGNRLQAIIELADKVIVPLQPSMFDILATQDFLNRLAKEKAVRKGAIQVGVVGMRVDARTRSAEQLQRFVEGLELPVLGYLRDTQNYVQLAAHGLTLWDVAKSRVEKDLDQWQSIIGWMDGKPADK, from the coding sequence ATGACGGTAATCGTGGTGGCGAATCCCAAGGGCGGCGTGGGAAAGAGCACGCTGTCCACCAATCTGGCCGGCTATTTCGCCGCACAAGGCGAGTGGGTGGCGCTCGCGGACCTCGACAGGCAGCAGTCCTCGCATGCCTGGCTCGATCTGCGGCCCGCGACGCTGCCGGCCATCGAAAGCTGGCAGGTCGATCTGGACAACCCGGCGAAGCCGCCGAAGGGACTCGAGCACGCGGTCATCGACACGCCCGCGGGCCTGCACGGCAACCGGCTCCAGGCGATCATCGAACTGGCGGACAAGGTGATCGTGCCCCTGCAGCCCTCGATGTTCGACATTCTGGCCACCCAGGACTTTCTGAACCGCCTCGCCAAGGAGAAAGCCGTGCGCAAGGGCGCGATCCAGGTGGGCGTGGTGGGCATGCGGGTCGATGCGCGCACGCGCTCGGCCGAGCAGCTGCAGCGCTTCGTCGAGGGGCTGGAGCTGCCGGTGCTCGGCTATCTGCGCGACACGCAGAACTACGTGCAGCTCGCCGCGCACGGCCTCACGCTATGGGATGTCGCGAAGAGCCGGGTCGAGAAGGACCTCGACCAGTGGCAGTCGATTATCGGCTGGATGGACGGCAAGCCAGCTGACAAATAA
- the panC gene encoding pantoate--beta-alanine ligase, which produces MKVISSIQELRDQLRGQNRTAFVPTMGNLHEGHLSLMRLARQHGDPVVASIFVNRLQFGPNEDFDKYPRTLQDDIEKLQKENVYVLFAPTERDMYPQPQEYRVRPPHDLGDILEGEFRPGFFEGVCTVVMKLMSCVQPRVAVFGKKDYQQLMIVRAMCNQFALPTEVIAAETVRDADGLALSSRNRYLTEAERAEAPQLAGVLRAIRESVLSGRRDFQQLELDAMATLAARGWKPDYIAIRKRANLLPPAPGVAGDPESPLVVLAAAKLGATRLIDNLEI; this is translated from the coding sequence ATGAAAGTCATTAGCTCGATTCAGGAATTGCGCGACCAGTTGCGCGGCCAAAACCGCACCGCGTTCGTGCCGACCATGGGCAACCTGCACGAAGGCCATCTCTCGCTGATGCGCCTCGCGCGCCAGCACGGCGACCCGGTCGTGGCGAGCATCTTCGTCAACCGGCTGCAGTTCGGCCCGAACGAGGACTTCGACAAATATCCGCGCACGCTCCAGGACGATATCGAGAAGCTGCAGAAGGAAAACGTCTACGTGCTATTCGCGCCCACCGAGCGCGACATGTACCCGCAGCCGCAGGAATACCGCGTCCGCCCGCCGCACGACCTCGGCGACATTCTGGAAGGCGAATTCCGCCCCGGCTTCTTCGAGGGCGTGTGCACGGTCGTCATGAAGCTGATGTCGTGCGTGCAGCCGCGCGTGGCCGTGTTCGGCAAGAAGGACTACCAGCAGCTCATGATCGTGCGCGCGATGTGCAACCAGTTCGCGCTGCCGACCGAAGTGATTGCCGCGGAAACGGTGCGCGACGCCGACGGCCTCGCGCTCAGCTCGCGCAACCGCTACCTGACCGAAGCCGAGCGCGCCGAGGCGCCGCAACTGGCGGGCGTGCTGCGCGCGATCCGCGAGTCGGTGCTGTCGGGCCGCCGCGACTTCCAGCAACTCGAACTCGACGCCATGGCCACGCTCGCCGCGCGTGGCTGGAAGCCCGACTACATCGCGATCCGCAAGCGCGCGAACCTGCTGCCGCCCGCGCCGGGCGTAGCTGGTGACCCGGAGTCGCCGCTCGTCGTGCTGGCCGCGGCGAAGCTGGGCGCCACGCGCCTCATCGACAACCTCGAAATCTGA
- a CDS encoding translocation/assembly module TamB domain-containing protein — protein sequence MSARRFDALAWLPATFAVPPGEAGRSPDGEARGESGDAGAPPPRRGPRLWKALTWAIVVPVLLVGLVAGLLYGVLTTERGTAYAWRAAVKLLDGKLAGTLEGGTLASGVRFTNVSWRGTDGTTLKVDRIGGQWALQGFGQKPWRFVVDYLHAGGIEMRIVPSHEPSSPMKLPENLQLPLGLEIRDLQVNKLTVHEGTSTNEFSQFQFHGRSDGRHHEAAIERLDTPFGAVSAEAKLDGVRPFALTGDLGYSGKVNGEDVQVRANLAGSLEALTADIEASGMKLNGRAHVEATPFASVPLQRATLAFDHVNPQAFAPGAPFADLAVRAQLQPVPGGAAGVPAALAAVASGASAVSAVTPASVPAMASVPKGRAKHHVAQSDAAGFTVAGAVSIVNAKPGAIDEKLLPLIDAHADVVLDAKTQRIPKLAVRLVKNATITGGGTITGRDGRFDLKVAGLDLNAIESSVRATQFAGPIGVRLNGDVQSVTLDLADPKAALRVQGKVTQDPARLSLNDVRLTSGAGRIDLSGALKHDASSTYQLKAVLTDFDPLSLTSQIPARTTAKSPAPAARARPTPPAQPAADALNPQRNLALNPALNPSLNPAQSGEQAAEQKRVEIAKQTEPSGAAQPEARPRPAARPAGRPIVARVNGTLNASGTLAPTFTTRAEFKLGPSVYDDLPLTGQGLIQLAGSRILPSRANLSVAGNTVDLQGSFGARGDRLRFRVDAPQLDRLGFGIAGQLAANGDVTGTFAHPDVSLDYKADHVVFGDNRVGHAEGHALARDGANGALAFSTDASGIAVAGVDITTLTARLDGTRAKHTLSASAKGKVQGQPIDFVVAANGGLQDTREGSRWNGTLTQLENRGVPGVKLQSPLTVSAGPGKVTLGATRLVGEGATLELKGFDLDHGRIRSAGTLTGVSLARIMQIRQQFTGVPSTLRTDLIFDGDWDFSLGQTATGYVQIKRRSGDITTEVGRGFASLGVGDLNVRAAFSGGNRLALTAHAQASRVGTFDIDAFTTLVPRDGILTVADEAPVGGTIKANVPSLRTTGGMLGPTYLLDGHLALQLELGGTVAKPNLTGSLVGDGLSATVVDQGVELKDGVIRIALSQNLVDFQQVEFHGATSGTLRATGRVRLDNAEPDLTASIVADKLELFASPDRKMSLSGSASIANGGHLGGMQIDGKFKVDHALFDMPTSPAPSLGDDVVIVRPDGSTSGGRPPIEETASTKPAPRFAPRANIDIDLGNDFRFRGQGADLGLAGTISVNSAPDVPLRAVGNVRVTEGSSYTAFGTKLNIENGFFTFNGPVGNPGINILAMRRNQQVEAGVQVTGTVQAPMVKLVSEPNVPDNEKLSWLLFGHGTDQGNNLGQQNAMTTALALLGSAQGKRIAQSIGLDEFSIGRSEVGLTDPEVVMIAKVINQRLVIGYEQGLQSASNAVKATINLSRYWSLVVYGGTFNGADILYTRRFDRIRW from the coding sequence ATGAGCGCGCGCCGTTTCGACGCTTTGGCGTGGTTGCCCGCCACGTTCGCGGTGCCGCCGGGGGAGGCGGGACGCAGCCCGGATGGTGAAGCGCGCGGTGAATCCGGCGACGCCGGTGCGCCGCCGCCGCGCCGCGGGCCGCGGCTCTGGAAGGCGCTGACGTGGGCGATCGTCGTGCCGGTGCTGCTGGTCGGGCTGGTCGCCGGTTTGCTCTATGGCGTGCTCACCACCGAGCGCGGCACGGCTTACGCGTGGCGCGCGGCCGTCAAGCTGCTCGACGGCAAGCTCGCGGGCACGCTCGAAGGCGGCACGCTCGCGAGCGGTGTGCGCTTTACCAATGTGAGCTGGCGCGGCACGGACGGCACCACGCTCAAGGTCGACCGCATTGGCGGTCAATGGGCACTGCAGGGCTTCGGCCAAAAGCCCTGGCGCTTCGTCGTCGACTATCTGCATGCTGGCGGCATCGAGATGCGCATCGTGCCGTCGCACGAACCTTCTTCGCCCATGAAGTTGCCTGAGAACCTGCAACTGCCGCTCGGCCTTGAGATCCGCGACTTGCAGGTGAACAAGCTCACGGTGCACGAAGGCACTTCGACCAACGAGTTCTCGCAGTTTCAGTTTCACGGACGCAGCGACGGCCGCCATCACGAGGCCGCCATCGAGCGTCTCGACACGCCCTTTGGCGCGGTAAGCGCCGAAGCGAAGCTCGATGGCGTGCGGCCGTTCGCGCTCACAGGCGACCTGGGCTACTCCGGCAAGGTGAACGGCGAAGACGTGCAGGTGCGTGCCAACCTCGCCGGCTCGCTCGAGGCGCTCACGGCCGACATCGAGGCGAGCGGCATGAAGCTCAACGGCCGCGCGCATGTGGAGGCAACGCCGTTCGCTTCTGTGCCGCTGCAACGCGCAACGCTCGCGTTCGATCACGTCAATCCGCAGGCGTTCGCGCCGGGCGCGCCGTTCGCCGACCTGGCGGTGCGTGCGCAACTGCAACCGGTGCCCGGTGGCGCGGCGGGCGTGCCGGCGGCGCTCGCAGCGGTGGCTTCGGGGGCATCGGCTGTGTCGGCGGTGACGCCGGCTTCCGTGCCGGCGATGGCATCGGTGCCGAAAGGCCGGGCGAAGCACCACGTCGCGCAGTCCGATGCGGCTGGCTTCACGGTGGCGGGAGCGGTCTCGATCGTCAACGCGAAGCCGGGCGCCATCGACGAAAAGCTGCTGCCGCTCATCGACGCCCACGCCGACGTCGTGCTCGACGCGAAGACGCAGCGCATCCCGAAGCTCGCCGTGCGTCTCGTGAAGAACGCGACGATCACCGGCGGCGGCACGATCACCGGGCGCGACGGACGCTTCGATCTGAAGGTCGCCGGGCTCGACCTCAATGCGATCGAATCGAGCGTGCGCGCCACGCAATTCGCGGGGCCGATCGGCGTGCGGCTGAACGGCGACGTGCAGAGCGTCACGCTCGATCTCGCGGATCCGAAGGCGGCGCTGCGCGTGCAGGGCAAGGTCACGCAGGACCCCGCGCGCCTGTCGCTCAACGACGTGCGGCTGACTTCGGGCGCGGGGCGCATCGACCTGTCGGGCGCGCTCAAGCACGACGCCAGTTCCACGTATCAACTCAAGGCGGTGCTGACCGATTTCGATCCGCTGTCGCTCACGTCGCAAATCCCGGCGCGTACGACCGCGAAGTCGCCCGCTCCGGCCGCACGGGCGCGCCCTACGCCCCCAGCCCAGCCCGCCGCCGACGCGCTCAACCCGCAACGCAATCTCGCGCTCAATCCGGCGCTGAATCCGTCGCTCAATCCCGCGCAGTCCGGCGAGCAGGCTGCCGAGCAAAAACGCGTGGAGATCGCGAAACAGACCGAGCCGAGTGGGGCGGCCCAACCCGAAGCGCGGCCCAGACCCGCCGCGCGTCCCGCTGGCAGGCCCATCGTGGCGCGCGTGAACGGCACGCTCAACGCGAGCGGCACGCTCGCGCCCACTTTCACGACGAGGGCCGAGTTCAAGCTCGGCCCGAGCGTCTACGACGACCTGCCGCTCACGGGCCAGGGCCTCATCCAGCTGGCGGGCTCGCGCATTCTGCCAAGCCGCGCGAACCTCTCGGTCGCTGGCAATACCGTCGATCTGCAAGGCAGCTTCGGCGCGCGTGGCGACCGCCTGCGCTTTCGTGTGGATGCGCCGCAGCTCGACCGGCTCGGCTTCGGCATAGCGGGCCAGCTCGCGGCGAACGGCGACGTGACCGGCACCTTCGCGCATCCCGACGTCTCGCTCGACTACAAGGCCGACCATGTAGTGTTCGGCGATAACCGCGTCGGCCATGCCGAGGGCCACGCCCTCGCGCGCGACGGCGCGAATGGCGCACTCGCCTTCAGCACCGACGCGAGCGGGATCGCCGTGGCGGGCGTCGATATCACGACGCTCACCGCGCGCCTCGACGGCACGCGCGCGAAGCACACACTCAGCGCGAGCGCGAAGGGCAAGGTGCAGGGCCAGCCGATCGACTTCGTGGTGGCGGCGAACGGCGGCCTGCAGGACACGCGTGAAGGCTCGCGCTGGAACGGCACGCTCACGCAGCTCGAGAACCGCGGCGTGCCGGGCGTGAAGCTGCAGTCGCCGCTGACGGTGAGCGCGGGCCCCGGCAAGGTGACGCTCGGCGCGACGCGTCTGGTGGGCGAGGGCGCGACGCTCGAGCTGAAAGGCTTCGACCTCGATCATGGCCGCATCCGCTCGGCAGGCACGCTCACCGGCGTATCGCTTGCGCGCATCATGCAGATCCGGCAGCAGTTCACGGGCGTGCCGTCCACGCTCAGGACCGACCTGATCTTCGACGGCGACTGGGACTTCTCGCTCGGCCAGACGGCCACGGGCTACGTGCAGATCAAGCGCCGCTCCGGCGACATCACGACCGAAGTCGGCCGTGGTTTTGCCTCGCTCGGCGTGGGCGACCTCAACGTGCGCGCCGCGTTCAGCGGCGGCAACCGCCTCGCGCTCACGGCGCATGCGCAGGCGAGCCGCGTAGGCACGTTCGACATCGACGCCTTCACGACGCTTGTGCCGCGCGACGGCATCCTCACTGTCGCGGACGAGGCGCCGGTTGGCGGCACCATCAAGGCGAACGTACCCTCGCTCAGGACCACGGGCGGCATGTTAGGCCCGACGTATCTGCTCGACGGCCATCTCGCGCTGCAGCTCGAGCTCGGCGGCACGGTTGCGAAGCCGAACCTCACGGGCTCGCTCGTTGGCGACGGGCTTTCCGCCACGGTGGTCGATCAGGGCGTGGAGTTGAAGGACGGCGTGATCCGCATCGCGCTTTCGCAGAACCTAGTCGACTTCCAGCAGGTGGAGTTCCACGGCGCGACGAGCGGCACGCTGCGCGCCACGGGCCGCGTGCGTCTGGACAACGCCGAACCCGATCTCACGGCGAGCATCGTCGCGGACAAGCTCGAACTGTTTGCTTCGCCCGACCGCAAGATGTCGCTCTCCGGCAGCGCGAGCATCGCCAACGGCGGCCACCTGGGCGGCATGCAGATCGACGGCAAGTTCAAGGTCGATCACGCGCTCTTCGACATGCCCACGTCGCCTGCGCCCTCGCTCGGCGACGACGTCGTGATCGTGCGCCCCGACGGCAGCACGAGCGGCGGCCGGCCGCCGATCGAGGAAACGGCTTCGACGAAGCCCGCACCGCGCTTTGCCCCGCGCGCGAATATCGACATCGATCTCGGCAACGACTTCCGCTTCCGCGGGCAGGGCGCGGATCTCGGCCTCGCCGGCACGATCTCCGTGAACAGCGCGCCGGACGTTCCCTTGCGCGCGGTCGGCAACGTGCGCGTGACCGAAGGCTCCTCGTACACGGCGTTCGGCACCAAGCTCAACATCGAGAACGGTTTCTTCACGTTCAACGGGCCAGTCGGCAATCCGGGCATCAACATTCTGGCCATGCGGCGCAACCAGCAGGTCGAGGCCGGCGTGCAGGTCACGGGCACGGTCCAGGCGCCGATGGTCAAGCTCGTTTCCGAGCCGAACGTGCCCGACAACGAAAAACTCTCGTGGTTGCTGTTCGGGCACGGCACCGACCAGGGCAACAACCTCGGCCAGCAGAACGCCATGACCACGGCGCTCGCGTTGCTCGGCAGCGCGCAGGGCAAGCGCATCGCGCAGAGTATCGGCCTCGACGAATTTTCGATCGGGCGCAGCGAGGTGGGGCTGACCGACCCGGAGGTCGTGATGATCGCGAAGGTGATCAATCAGCGGCTCGTGATCGGTTATGAACAGGGCCTGCAGTCGGCTTCGAACGCGGTGAAGGCCACGATCAACCTCTCGCGTTACTGGTCGCTGGTGGTGTATGGCGGGACGTTCAATGGTGCCGATATTCTTTATACGCGGCGTTTCGACCGGATCCGCTGGTAG
- a CDS encoding segregation and condensation protein A — protein MAEAEGVGAPPAGEHAASHAGHAPGPTPGEALTTPATDSTPDTVDGVAFARLYGEPLFKLPQDLYIPPDALEVFLETFEGPLDLLLYLIRKQNFNVLDIPMAEVTNQYLGYVEQLRKTNLELAAEYLLMAAMLIEIKSRMLLPVKKADTGEEAEDPRAELVRRLLEYEQMKLAAQRLDQLPQLGRDFLRAEVYIEQSITPRFPDVDSNDLRAAWADVIKRAKLVQHHKISREELSVREHMSIILRKLQGERFMEFSELFDTTRGVPVVVVNFIAMLELSRESLIEITQPEPFAPIYVRLAYLPA, from the coding sequence ATGGCCGAGGCCGAGGGGGTCGGCGCGCCGCCAGCGGGCGAGCACGCGGCCAGTCACGCGGGCCACGCGCCCGGGCCAACGCCCGGTGAGGCGCTGACCACGCCCGCGACCGACTCGACGCCCGATACGGTCGACGGCGTCGCGTTCGCACGCCTTTACGGCGAGCCGCTCTTCAAGCTCCCGCAGGACCTCTACATTCCGCCGGACGCGCTCGAAGTTTTCCTCGAGACCTTCGAAGGCCCGCTCGACCTGCTGCTGTACCTCATCCGCAAGCAGAACTTCAACGTCCTCGATATTCCGATGGCGGAGGTCACGAACCAGTACCTCGGCTACGTCGAGCAACTGCGCAAGACCAACCTCGAACTCGCGGCCGAATATCTGCTGATGGCGGCCATGCTCATCGAGATCAAGTCGCGCATGCTGCTGCCGGTCAAGAAGGCCGACACCGGCGAGGAAGCCGAGGACCCGCGCGCCGAACTCGTGCGCCGCCTGCTCGAATACGAGCAGATGAAGCTCGCCGCCCAGCGTCTGGACCAATTGCCGCAACTCGGCCGCGACTTCCTGCGCGCCGAGGTCTATATCGAGCAGAGCATCACGCCGCGCTTTCCCGACGTGGACAGCAACGACCTGCGCGCCGCGTGGGCCGACGTCATCAAGCGCGCGAAGCTCGTCCAGCATCACAAGATTTCGCGCGAGGAACTCTCGGTGCGCGAGCATATGAGCATCATCCTGCGCAAGCTGCAGGGCGAGCGCTTCATGGAGTTCTCCGAGCTGTTCGACACCACGCGCGGCGTGCCCGTCGTGGTCGTGAACTTCATCGCCATGCTGGAGCTGTCGCGCGAATCGCTCATCGAGATCACGCAGCCCGAACCGTTCGCGCCGATTTACGTGCGGCTCGCGTATTTGCCCGCCTGA
- a CDS encoding DUF3460 family protein, giving the protein MYQSDITQFINQLKQQKPQLEEQQRKGRALLWDKQPIDLDERERQQASRVKQTSYVYYQNF; this is encoded by the coding sequence ATGTATCAGTCGGACATCACGCAGTTCATCAACCAGCTCAAGCAGCAAAAGCCGCAGCTCGAAGAACAGCAACGCAAGGGCCGTGCGCTCCTGTGGGACAAGCAGCCGATCGACCTCGACGAGCGCGAGCGCCAGCAGGCTTCGCGCGTGAAGCAAACGTCCTACGTCTACTACCAGAACTTCTGA